The Halomicronema hongdechloris C2206 genome includes a window with the following:
- a CDS encoding HetZ-related protein 2, which translates to MTAADDLIQEWRQRLQQDCPDQGQAIRDSMVQWLVGETPEQLNHLAADELAIVKQALDYRYRILRQRYWGISADVAYQRLLRRLSSLFLIRSKIRTWIALSRDRKRTVQDVLQEVLQDMLQSDRHLRQQITWVARCSRQSWLRNLLTLATLEEYCLRPIRNQPLVVYRFVNYLRRSQKAGMTQVPTGELVRLVSDEVATDDPEASLSLLDVQALFHYQEQAAMTEQQILRAQVKQEFMTYLSQKLDHTATRWLELHLQGCSQDTIAQRLNLPVRQVYRLREKISYHAVRVFTLKEQPELVLNWLKISPSEHNLGLTPTQWEQFWASCNDLQRQIIEQFKQGQSIDAIAQQLNLSPKQVQSEWAQLYLEAQGWRSRTNESNG; encoded by the coding sequence ATGACGGCGGCGGATGATTTAATTCAGGAATGGCGGCAGCGGCTGCAACAGGACTGTCCTGACCAGGGACAGGCCATTCGAGACAGTATGGTTCAGTGGCTGGTGGGGGAAACGCCGGAACAGCTGAACCATTTGGCGGCAGACGAGCTGGCGATTGTTAAACAAGCCCTGGACTATCGCTACCGAATTCTGCGCCAACGGTATTGGGGCATCAGTGCCGATGTGGCCTATCAGCGGTTACTGCGACGATTGAGTAGTCTGTTTCTAATTCGCAGTAAGATTCGCACCTGGATTGCCCTCAGTCGCGATCGCAAGCGCACGGTTCAAGATGTATTGCAAGAGGTCTTGCAAGATATGCTGCAGAGCGATCGCCACCTGCGGCAGCAGATAACCTGGGTGGCTCGCTGTAGCCGTCAGTCCTGGTTGCGGAACCTGTTGACCCTAGCCACGTTAGAGGAGTATTGTCTACGGCCGATTCGGAATCAGCCCCTGGTGGTCTATCGCTTCGTCAACTATCTGCGTCGGTCTCAAAAGGCTGGCATGACTCAGGTGCCCACTGGAGAATTGGTGCGTTTGGTCTCGGATGAGGTGGCCACTGACGATCCCGAAGCCTCTCTCAGCTTGCTGGATGTGCAGGCCCTCTTCCACTATCAGGAACAGGCTGCCATGACTGAGCAACAGATCCTGCGGGCCCAGGTAAAACAGGAGTTCATGACCTACCTTAGCCAAAAGCTGGATCATACGGCTACCCGCTGGCTGGAGCTGCATTTGCAGGGGTGCTCTCAGGATACGATTGCCCAGCGCTTGAATCTACCGGTCAGGCAGGTCTACCGGTTGCGGGAAAAGATCAGCTATCATGCCGTGCGTGTCTTCACCCTGAAGGAGCAGCCGGAGTTGGTGTTGAACTGGCTGAAGATTTCTCCATCGGAGCATAATTTGGGGCTGACCCCCACCCAGTGGGAGCAATTCTGGGCGTCCTGTAATGACCTGCAGCGACAGATCATCGAGCAATTTAAGCAGGGCCAGTCCATCGATGCGATCGCACAGCAATTGAATCTGTCCCCTAAACAGGTGCAATCAGAATGGGCTCAATTGTACCTAGAGGCGCAGGGATGGCGCAGTCGGACCAATGAGTCCAATGGTTAA